GCGCGCGCGCTGCTGTTGCCCTGCACACAGTGCCTCTCCACCGGCGTGACGGCCCCGAATTGGGGCCGCTTCACGACCCGGCGCAACAGAGCTGCCTCGTCTCGGATGCAGGTCGTTTTATAAAGCTGCATAAGGTTACAAGTTTTTTGTCCTACAAAAACCTTCCAGAAACCCTACAGGCTCTGGGATCTGTCCTAGACTCATGACCGATGGGTCCGTTTCAAAACAAAAACCCCGCAAAAAAACTAAACTTTTCAACTCGGCCCTTGGTCAAGTTTTAAGGCAAGGCGAGCACACCGCGATTCACGCTACATGCCCGTCCATCCAATCTTTTTAAGCTAACCGTGGAGCTGGCATACGCCTTGCCAGTTCGTAATGCGCTTGTGCGCCTGGCCGCAGGATGCGGTCATCGGAGCTAATGGCAGCGGGCCATTAGCCGACCAACACGTGGAGAGAATTATGATCAGTGCCGCAGCAAGTATTCAGGGAGAACGTGTTAGTCAGCCAGTTGGCGGGTCGACCCCTTTAGTCGACCTCAACACGGTGCGGCCGGTGTCCAGTCATAACCCCAATCGAAAGAAAGTGCTGTTTGTAACGTCTGAATTTGCCGACCTGGTGAAGACCGGCGGCCTGGGCGACGTATCGGCCGCCCTGCCCCGCGCCATGGCGCATCTGCATGATGTGCGCGTGCTGATCCCCGGTTACCCGCAGGTGATGGAAAGCGACAACCCGATCCATATCATCGGCGAGCTGGGTGGCCACGCCGCGCTGCCGCCGTGCAAGATCGGGCGCATGGACCTCAAGGACGGCCTGGTCATTTATGTGCTGATCTGCCCCGAGCTCTACGAGCGCGAAGGCACGCCCTACGGCGCCAACAACGGCCGCGACTGGCCCGACAACCATATTCGCTTCGCCCGCCTGGGCCTGGCCGCCGCCGACATGGCCGCCAACCTGGCGCAGATCCACTGGTGCCCGGACCTGGTGCACGCCCACGACTGGCCCGCCGGCCTGGCCCCGGCGTATATGCACTGGCGTGGGTCACGCACGCCCACCCTGTTCACCATTCACAACCTGGCCTACCAAGGCGTGGTCAGCCTGGCCTCCACGCCGGAGCTGGGCATTCCGCCTCACGCCCTGCAACAGGAAGGCATGGAGTTCTACGGCAAAATGTCGTTCCTCAAGGCCGGCATGGCGTACTCCAGCCATATCACCACGGTGAGCGCCACCTACGCCCAGGAAATCACCACCCCGGAATTCGGCTGCGGGCTCGACGGTTTCCTCGCCGCCAAGACCCAGCAAGGCCTGCTCAGCGGGATCCCCAACGGTATCGATGAAAGCTGGGAAACCTCCACCGACGAGCATCTGGTCCACAACTTCAATATCGGCGACTGGGAAGGCAAGGCGATCAACGCCGCCCATGTACGCGAGTTGTTCGGCCTGCATGACTCCACCGGCCCGCTGTTTGCCGTGGTCTCGCGCCTGGTCTACCAAAAAGGCCTGGACCTGACCGAAGCGGTCGCCGACTTCATCGTCGAAAACGGCGGCCAGATCGCGATTATCGGCCGTGGCGAGCCGGAAGAAGAACAGGCCATGCGCGAACTGGCGCTGCGCTTCCCCGGCCAGGTCGGTGTGCGCATCGGCTTCAATGAGACCGACGCACGCCGCATGTTCGCCGGCAGCGACTTCCTGCTGATGCCCTCGCGCTACGAGCCCTGCGGCTTGAGCCAGATGTACGCCCAGCGCTTCGGCTCACTGCCGGTAGCGCGCAATACCGGCGGGCTGGCCGACACCATCGAGGATGGCGTAACCGGGTTCCTGTTCAATGAATCCACGGTACAAAGCTACGAAGAAGCGCTCAGTCGCGCCTTCAAGGTGTTTGCCTTCCCCGGCCTGCTCAATGCCATGCGCTGCCGGGCCATGACTCAACCCTTCAATTGGTGCCAGGCGGTGGAACCCTACGCCGAACTGTATGAACAACTGGTCGCTAAAGCGCTGGGGAAACAAACCAAGTAATCAAGGGAGGTCTCTATAGATGCCATTACGGAATATGGAAACCTGGCCCCACGGCGCAATCATGCTGGACGCGCAACACACGCGTTTTGCTTTGTGGGCGCCAGACGCGTTTTATGTCAGCGTTGAATTGGAAGACGGCAACTCCATCGCCATGCTGCCCCAGGCCGATGGTTGGTTTGAAGTTGAAATAAAGTGCCCGGCGGGCACGCGCTACCGCTACAACATCGACGGCGAACGGGATGTGCCAGACCCGGCGTCCCGGGCCCAGGCTTCAGACGTACATGGCTGGAGCCTGGTGGTCGACCCCCTTGCCTATACCTGGCAACACGCCAACTGGCATGGCCGGCCGTGGCACGAAGCGGTGATTTACGAACTGCACGTCGGCGCGCTGGGCGGCTACGCCGAGGTCGAGAAACACCTGCCACGACTGGCCGAGCTGGGCGTTACCGCGATTGAACTGATGCCATTGGCGCAGTTCCCCGGCGAGCGCAATTGGGGTTACGACGGCGTACTGCCCTACGCACCGCAATCGTCCTACGGCACACCCGAGCAACTCAAACACCTGATCGACAGCGCCCATGGGCACGGCCTCGCCGTGATCCTCGACGTGGTCTACAACCACTTCGGCCCCGACGGCAATTACCTGGGCCAGTACGCCAAAGGCTTCTTCCAGGAGGACATCCACACGCCGTGGGGCGCGGGTATCGACTTCAACCGCCGCGAAGTGCGCGATTTCTTTCTCGACAACGCCTTGATGTGGTTGCTCGAATACCGCTTCGACGGCCTGCGGCTGGACGCCGTGCACGCGATCGACAACCCCGGCTTCCTGCAGGAACTGGCACACCGCGTGCGAGAGCAGGTCGACATCGGTCGACATGTGTGGCTGGTCCTGGAAAACGAGCTGAACCAGGCCAGCCTGTTGCAGCAGGACTTTGACGCGCAGTGGAACGACGACTTCCACAACGTGCTGCATGTGCTGCTCACGGACGAAACCGATGCGTATTACAGCGACTTCGCCACAGACGCTACCGCCAAATTGGCGCGTTGCCTGGGCGAAGGGTTTATCTATCAGGGCCAGGCCACCCGACATGGCCACGCTCGCGGCGAGCCCAGCGCGTCATTGCCGCCCACTGCCTTCGTGGCGTTTTTGCAGAACCACGACCAAATCGGCAACCGCGCCCTCGGCGAACGGCTGCATCAACTCTGCTCGCCCGACGCGCTCAAGGCCGCAACCGCATTGCTGTTGATGTCGCCGATGATCCCGTTGATGTTCATGGGCGATGAGAGCAACGCCCGCGAGCCCTTTCTGTTTTTCACCGACCACCACGGCGATCTCGCCGCAGCGGTACGTGAAGGCCGACGCAATGAATTCGCCGATTTCGCCGCGTTCCACGACCCCGAGCGCCGTGCGCGCATCCCCGACCCGAACGCCCTGTCCACCTTTGCGCAATCAGCCCCGGCGTTGGCCGATAACGCGCACACCGAGTTCTACCGCCATCTGCTCGGCCTGCGCCGCGAACACCTCGTGCCGCACCTGCCCGGCAGCGTCGCACTGGGCGCGCAGGTGCTGGCAAACGCTGCCGTGACCGCGCGCTGGCGCCTGGGCAACGGCCGCGTGCTGCAAATCGACATCAACCTGAGTGCAGCGGCGGTGGCTCACACCACAACGCAGCCGATCATTTTTGCGACGCCTGCCGACCAAGGCGCGCAACTGCCGCCGTACAGCGCACGCGTCAGCCTTTCCCCTGTTGGAGAACACCCTTGAGCGAAGCGAAACTGGAAACTCTCGCCAGCCGCGCGGGCCTGGCCGTCGATTGGATCGACGCCAACGGCCGCCCGCAACGTGTGCAACCCGACGCCCTGCGCGCCGTCCTCAAAGGCCTCGGCCACCCGGCCGATACCGATGCCGAGATCGACGCGAGCCTGCATGAACTGGAACAGGCTCAACAGGCCAAACAGCTGCCACCTTTACTGACCGTGGACAGCGGCCACGGCCTTGACCTGGCGCACTATTTCGAACCCGACACCCTGTGCCGCGTCAGCCTGGAAAACGGTGAAACCCTGGAGCTGAGGCTCGACAGCAACGCGGTGCTGCCCGGCGTGATCGCCCTGGGTTATCACCAGGTGCATGTCAACGATCAGACCTTCACCCTGGCGGTTGCGCCCAGCCACTGCTACAGCGTGGCCGAAGCGGTCGACAGCCAACCCGCGCGTGCCTGGGGCCTGAGCGCGCAGCTGTATTCACTGCGTCGCCTGGGCGATGGTGGCTTCGGCGATACCCTGGCCCTGGAACACCTGGTGCGCGCAGCCGCCGAACGCGGTGCCGATGCCCTGGCGATCAGCCCGATGCACGCGATGTTCAGCGCCGACACCTCGCGCTACAGCCCCTACTCGCCATCGAGCCGCTTGTTTCTCAACAGCCTGTATGCCTCGCCGGCGTGCATCCTTGGCGAACGCGAAGTGCGCAACGCCATCGAGGCCATCGGCCTGGTGGAGGCGTTGCACACGCTGGAACAGGGCAGCCTGATCGACTGGGCCGCCGCCGCCAATGCCAAGCAACGCCTGTTGCGGGCACTGTATGAAGACTTCCGCCACGGCCAGCACCCGCAACATGCCGACTTCCTGAGCTTCCGCCAGGCCGGCGGTGAAGCCCTGGAAAACCACTGTCGCTTCGAAGCCGTGCAAGCGGCCCGTGCAGCCGCAGGCGAAGACCTCGACTGGCGCCACTGGCCCGAGGCGTGGCGCACCCCGCAAAGCCCGGCGCTGGCGAAGTTCGCCGAGGAAAACCGTGACGAAATCGGTTACTTCGCGTTCACCCAATGGCTGATCGCCCGCTGCCTGCAACGCGCCCAGCAAGCGGCCAAAGGCAGCGGCATGGGCGTCGGTTTGATCGCCGACCTCGCCGTGGGGGCCGACGGCGGCGGCAGCCAGGCCTGGAGCCGCCAGGATGAGCTGCTGGCCGACCTGACCGTGGGCGCGCCACCCGACATCCTCAACCGCGCCGGTCAGGGCTGGGGCATTTCCGCGTTCTCCCCCGAAGGCCTCAAGCGCAACGGCTTTCGCGCGTTTATCGAGATGCTGCGCGCCAACTTCGCCCATGCCGGCGGCTTGCGCATCGACCACGTGATGGGCCTGCAACGCCTGTGGGTGATCCCCATGGACGCCTCGCCACGCGAAGGTGCCTACCTGTATTACCCGGTGGACGACATGCTGCGGCTGCTGGCGCTGGAATCCCATCGCCACCAGGCCATCGTGCTCGGTGAAGACCTGGGCACGGTACCCGATGGCCTGCGCGAAAAACTCATCGGCCGCTCGATTCTGGGCATGCGCGTGCTGCTGTTCGAACAAGACCACGACGGCCGGTTCAAACCTATCCTCGACTGGCCGGACAACGCCCTGGCCACCACCAGCACCCACGATCTGCCCACGCTCAACGGCTGGTGGCACAGCCGCGATATCGACTGGAACATCCAGCTCGGCCTGATCGATGCGCCCACCGTGGAGCAATGGAGCGAACACCGCCTGCGCGAACGCCAGGCGCTGCGCCAGGCCCTGAGCCAGGACCCGCAGAATTTCGTGGAAGAGATCCGCAACGAAACCGACCACATGATCGACGCCAGCGTGCGCTACCTCGGCCACACCCGCGCGCCGCTGGTGCTGCTGCCGCTGGAGGATGCGCTGGGCGTGGAAGAACAAGCCAACCTGCCCGGCACCACTGACACCCACCCCAACTGGCGCCGGCGCCTGGCGGGTGAAGCCTCGAGCCTGCTCGACAATGCCGGTGCCGCGCGCCGCCTCGAACTGCTGGCCGTCGCACGCAACCAGGCCTATGAGCGTGACCGATGAACACACTCGAACTGCGCGCAACCCAGCGCCTGCAATTTCATAAGGGGTTTACCCTCGACGACGCGGTACCGCTGGTGCCGTATTTTGCCCGGTTGGGCATCAGCCACCTGTATGCGTCGCCGCTGCTCAGTGCGCGCGCCGGCTCCATGCACGGCTACGATGTGGTCGACCCCACGCGGGTCAACCACGAGTTGGGCGGTGAAGCGGCGTTGCGCCGTCTGGTCGCCGCGTTACGCGAACACGACATGGGCTTGATCCTCGACATTGTCTCCAACCACATGGCCGTTGGCGGTGCCGATAACCCGTGGTGGCTGGACCTGCTCGAGTGGGGCCGCTTGAGCCCCTACAGCGAATTTTTCGATATCCAGTGGCACTCGCCCGACCCCTTGCTCAAGGGCCAACTGCTGATGCCGTTTCTGGGCAGCGATTATGGCGAAGCCTTGCAGGCCGGCACGCTGACGCTGCAGTTCGATGCCGAACACGGAGCGTTTTATGCGCAGCACTACGAACACCGCTTCCCGATCTGCCCACGCGATTACGCGCTGATTCTGGGCAGCGATGAACCGCTCAAACCGCTGGCTGAGCAATTCGCCGCCCTGGCCTATCAAAACGATGCGTATGCGCAGGCGGCCGTGCTCAAGCAGGCCTTGGCCGAGCACGCCAGCGACGTACTGCCGGCCATCCAACAACGGTTGGCGCGCTTCGACGGGCGCGAACAGGAAGGCTTCGAGCGCCTGCATCATCTGCTCGAACAGCAAAGCTACCGCCTGGCCAGTTGGCGCACGGCGGCGGACGATATCAACTGGCGCCGCTTCTTCGACGTCAATGAACTGGGCGGCCTGCGCGTTGAACGCGCGCAGGTATTCGAGGCCACCCACGGCAAGATCTTCGAGCTGATCAGCGAAGGCCTGGTGGATGGCCTGCGCATCGACCATATCGACGGCCTGGCCGACCCGCGCGGTTACTGCCGCAAGCTGCGGCGCCGGGTGGATGCACTGGCGCCTGGGCGGCACTTGCCGATTTTCGTCGAGAAGATTCTTGGCGACGGTGAAACCCTGCGCGAAGACTGGTGCGTGGACGGCACCACCGGCTACGAATTCATGAACCAACTGTCGCTGTTGCAGCACCACCCGGACGGCTTCGAACCCCTGGCCGACGTGTGGACGCGCCACAGCGAGCGGCCCTCGGCGTTTATCGAAGAAGCCTGGCTGGCGCGCCAGCAGATCCTCAACGGCTCCCTGGGCGGCGACTTTGAAAGCGTGGCCCAGGCCCTGCTGCAAGTGGCCCGCGATGACGTGATGACCCGCGACCTGACCCTGGGTGCGATTCGCCGCGCGTTGCAGGAACTGATCGTGGACTTCCCGGTGTACCGCACCTATATCAGCGCCCGTGGCCGGAGCGCCGCCGACGACCAGGTTTTCCAGCAAGCCCTGGAAGGCGCGCGCGGCACCTTGAGCGAAGGCGACTGGCCGGTGCTCGACCACCTGGAAAAATGGCTCGGCGGCCAGCCCTGGCGTGAGCGCCCGGTGGGCCGTGAGCGCAAGATCCTCAAGCATGCCTGCGTGCGCTTCCAGCAACTGACGTCGCCGGCGGCGGCAAAGGCCGTGGAAGACACCGCGTTCTACCGCTCTGCGGTGCTGCTGTCGCGTAACGACGTGGGCTTTTGCACCGAGCGGTTCAGCGCGCCGTTGGCCGAGTTCCACGCGGTCAACCAGCAGCGCTTGCACGCCTTCCCGGACAACTTGCTCGCCACCGCCACCCACGACCATAAACGCGGCGAAGACACCCGCGCGCGCCTGGCGGTACTCAGTGAGTGCGCCGCCTGGTACGCCGAACAGGTCGAGCAATGGCGAGCCCTTGCACAGCCTTTGCGCAGCGACGCGGCCAGCCCGTCGGCGGGCGATGAGTTGATCCTGTACCAGGTGTTGCTGGGCAGTTGGCCGCTGGACCTCACCGATGACGTTGCGAGTTACCAGCAGCGCCTGTGGCAATGGCAACAAAAGGCCCTGCGCGAAGCCAAGTTGCACAGCAGTTGGAGCGCCCCCAACGAGGCCTACGAGCACGGTGTCGAAGCGTTCCTGTCGCGCCTGTTGCTCAGTGACGCAGGCCGCCCCTTGCGCACCGCGATCGGCGCGGCGGCCCAGGCGATTGCCCCGGCGGGCGCGCTCAATGGGCTGGCGCAATCCTTGCTTCGCATCACGGTGCCGGGGGTGCCGGACCTGTACCAGGGCGCCGAGTTCTGGGACTTCAGCCTGGTGGACCCGGACAACCGTCGCCCGGTGGATTTCAAGGCGCGGCAACACGCCCTGAATACCCCACCGGATATCGGCGAACTGTTGTTCAACTGGCGTGACGGGCGTATCAAACAGGCGTTGATCGCCCAGGTACTGGCCTTGCGCAAGGCCCATCCGCTGCTGTTTCGCCAGGGCCACTACACGCCGCTGGAGGTGGTTGGGCAACACGCCGAACGGGTGATCGCATTCTGCCGCGAACATCAGGGCAAACGCCTGCTGGTGGTGGTGCCGCGCTGGCCCCATTCACTGCTGGAAAATGGTGTGCGTCCACAGATCAATGCGCAGGTTTGGGGCGATACCCGGCTGAAATTACCGTTCGCCGCGCCAACTCAAAACTGGAAGGGACTTTTTCATACAGGTGCAGTCACACCAGACAAGGAGCTGTTGATCAGCACTGCCCTGGGGGATTTCCCGGTCAATGTCTTTATCAATCCTGATGATCAAGAAAGCTGAAAATTTTCTGTGAGGAGCATTGCGATGAGTACCGAAGACAAACGCATACGCGAACTGGCGCATCAGATCTGGGAGTCTGAAGGCAAACCCCATGGCCAGGACGCGCGCCACTGGGAGATGGCGCGCAAGTTGGCCGAATCCGAAGCGCTGACACCGAGCAAGCCAAAACCGGCCGCCAAACCGAAGACGGCGCCCAAGCCCGCCGCAGCGAAAGCCAAACCGGCGGCGGCCAGCAAACCGGCCCCGCCGCCAGCGAAAAAACCGGCTGCGCCGAAAAAGCCCAAACCCTGACCCTTATAGCGCCATAACCCTCCTCCCGACGCAGTCGGCAGGAGGTGACCCCACGTTTCAGATTTCTCAACTGACCCCTGGTCAGCACGGCCGCGTTCGGCCCGGAAAAAGACCCTTGCAGGAGCAACACTCAATGAGCAAACCCCATAAAACCCCATCGACGCCGGGCAGCGAGCCGTCGCGGATTCGTGAAGGTTTGCCCTTCCCCCTTGGCGCCACCTGGGACGGCCTGGGCGTCAACTTTGCGCTGTTCTCGGCCAATGCCACCAAGGTCGAACTGTGCCTGTTCGACGACACCGGTGAAGTTGAACTGGAGCGCATCGAACTGCCCGAATACACCGACGAGATCTTCCACGGTTACTTGCCCGACGCCCACCCAGGGCTGATTTACGGCTACCGCGTGTACGGTCCGTATGACCCGGCCAACGGGCATCGTTTCAACCACAACAAACTGCTGATCGACCCCTACGCCAAGCAATTGGTGGGTGAGTTGAAATGGTCGCAGGCGCTGTTCGGCTACACCATCGGCCATCCCGACGACGACCTCAGCTTCGACGAACGCGACAGCGCGCCCTTCGTGCCCAAGTGCAAGGTCATCGACCCGGCGCACACCTGGGGCAACGACCAGCCGGTGCGGGTGCCATGGGACCGCACGATCATTTACGAAACCCACCTGCGCGGCATCAGCATGCGCCACCCTTCGGTGGGCGAATCGGTGCGGGGCACCTGCGCCGGCCTGATGGAAGACGACGTGCTCAAGCACATCCGCCAGTTGGGTATTTCATCGGTGGAACTGTTGCCGGTCCACGCTTTCGTCAACGACCAGCACCTGCTGGAAAAAGGCATGACGAACTATTGGGGCTACAACAGCATCGCGTTTTTCGCCCCCGACCCACGCTACCTGGCCAGCGGCAAGATCGCCGAGTTCAAGGAAATGGTCGCGCACCTGCATGAGCAGAAGCTCGAACTGATCCTCGACGTGGTCTACAACCACACCGCTGAAGGCAACGAACGTGGCCCGACCCTGTCCATGCGCGGTATCGACAACGCCTCGTACTATCGCTTGATGCCCGACGACAAGCGCTTCTACATCAACGATTCAGGCACCGGCAACACCCTGGACCTGAGCCACCCCTGCGTGCTGCAGATGGTGACAGACTCACTGCGCTACTGGGCCACCGAGATGCATGTGGACGGCTTTCGCTTCGACTTGGCGACCATCCTCGGCCGCTACCGCGACGGCTTCGACGAGCGCCATAGCTTCCTCGTCGCCTGCCGCCAGGACCCGATACTGCGCCAGCTCAAACTCATTGCCGAGCCTTGGGACTGCGGCCCCGGCGGCTATCAGGTGGGCAACTTCCCGCCGGGCTGGGCGGAATGGAACGACCGCTTCCGCGACACCGTGCGCGCGTTCTGGAAAGGCGACGACGGCCAACTGGCGGACTTCGCCGGGCGCATGACCGCCTCGGGCGAGATGTTCAACCATCGAGGGCGGCGTCCGTACAGTTCGGTGAATTTCATCACCGCCCACGACGGTTTCACCCTGCACGACCTGGTGTCGTACAACGACAAGCACAACGAGGACAACGACGAAAACAACCAGGACGGCAGCAACAACAACCTGTCCTGGAACCATGGCGTCGAAGGCCCCACCGACGACCCGCACATCAACGCGCTGCGCCTGCGCCAGATGCGCAATTTCTTCGCCACGCTGCTGCTGGCCCAGGGCACCCCGATGATCGTCGCCGGTGATGAGTTCGCCCGTACCCAACACGGCAACAACAACGCCTATTGCCAGGACAGCGAGATCGGCTGGGTCAACTGGGACCTGGACGATGACGGCAAGTCGTTGCTCAAGTTTGTGAAGCGCTTGATCAAGCTGCGCCTGGCATATCCGATCCTGCGTCGCGGGCGCTTCCTGGTGGGTGACTACAACGAAGACATCGGTGTGAAGGACGTGACCTGGCTTGCGCCCGATGGCAGCGAAATGACCACCGAACAATGGCAGGACAGCCAGGGCCGCTGCCTGGGCATGCTGATGGATGGCCGCGCCCAGGAAACCGGGATCCGCCGTGCCGGCGCCGATGCCACGTTGTTGCTGGTGGTGAATGCGCACCACGACATGGTCAACTTCCGCCTGCCGCCGGTGCCCGAAGGTGAAAGCTGGAGCTGCATGCTCGACACCAATGACCCGGCCGTGCGCGGCCAGGAACGTTTTGAATTCGATCACGAATATGCCGTGACCGGGCGCTCGCTGTTGCTGTTTGAGCTGCAGCGCGAAGACGAGGTGTGAGACAGGCGTGCACAGATGCCTTAAATACCAGGGCTACTCGGACACGCAAGCCCTCGGCCGGGCGCTGGAGGCCCTTCAGGCAGAGGGCCTGGATCGGTTGCCATTGCCCGGCAGTGGCCAGACGTTGGAGCGCTTCAGACGCCTGGCCGAGGTGGCCGCGCATGATGTGCGCCTGTGCAAGTTGTTCGAAGGCCATACCGACGCGCTGGCGATCATGGCCGAACTCGACAGCCCCCTCCCCCCGCCAGGCACTACGTGGGGAATGTGGGCCGCCGAGCCGCCAACGGCCAAGGTGCGGGTGTACCGTGAGGGTGAGCATTTGCGGGTACTGGGGCGCAAAGCCTGGTGTTCCGGTGCGGCGGTGGTGAGCCATGGGTTATTGACCGCCTGGGATGAAACGGACCGTCAGCAATTGGTGGCGGTTGCGATGCAACAGCCAGGCGTTACGGTGACGGATGAAGGCTGGTGCGCGGTGGGCATGGCGGCGACGGGCAGTGTCGAGATTGTCTTCGATGAGGCCGCAGGCCTTGCTGTAGGTGGACCAGGCGATTACCTCGCCCGCCCTGGTTTCTGGCACGGCGGGATCGGCGTCGCCGCGTGCTGGTACGGCGCGGCGCAACAGCTTGCAGAGGCATTGCGCGCGCATTGCAGCCAACGCCCTGAACCCCACGCGCTTGCGCATCTGGGCGCCGTCGACAGGGCACTGCACAGCGCCGCGTGCGTGTTGCGCGCAAGCGCTGCGCGCATCGACCGTGCGCCCATCGCCGATGCCCGGCAACTGGCTCAGCAAGCGCGGGCGTGCATCGAAGACAGCGTGGAGCAAGTGATTCACCATGTCGGCCGCGCGCTCGGTGCCGGGCCGTATTGCAAGGACCCGCACTTTGCCCAGTTGATGGCGGACTTGCCGGTGTACATGCGCCAAAGCCATGCCGAACGTGATCTTGCCGGCCTCGGTGAGCAGGTAGCCGGCGCGCCCTCAGGGAGGTGGCAGCTATGAAACCCAACCCGATTGTCGGCCAAGGTACGCCGCTGCATCGTTGGCAAACCTCGCCGCGCATGGCCGAGCTTGCGCTGATCAGCGTCGAACAGTTGGTGCCCGAGGGCCATCGCGCGGTGATCATCGCCCCCCATCCAGACGATGAGGTGCTCGGCTGCGGTGGCCTGTTGCAGGGGCTGGCCGCACTGGGGAGGCCCATCCAACTGATTTCGGTGACCGACGGCAGCGCCAGCCACCCAGGCTCCCGACGTTGGCCGGCGGAGCGCCTGAGCGTGGTGCGACCGCAGGAGTCGGCGCAGGCGCTGCACCGCCTGGGGCTGCCCTTGCACAGTTTGAAGTGGCTGCGCGCAGGCTTTGCCGACAGCAACGTCGCCGCACGCGAAGACGAGTTGATGAGGTTTATCCAGCGCTACCTAAAACCCACCGATGTGGTGTTCACCACGTGGCGCGAAGACGGCCATTGCGACCACGAAGCCGTGGGGCGGGCCAGTGCCGCGGCCGCCCAGGCAGTGGGCGCCACGCTGTACGAGCTGCCGGTGTGGACCTGGCACTGGGCGACCCCCGAAGACCGCCTGGTGCCCTGGCACCGCGCACGCAAAATCCCCCTGACCTGCGAAGCCGTGGCCCGTAAGCGCCACGCTATCCATGCCTTCGCCAGCCAGTTAGAAGGCGACCCGCAGATCGGCCTTGCGCCGGTGCTGGCGCCTTATGTGGTGGAGCGTTTGCTGCAACCCTTTGAAGTGGTATTCGTATGAGTGTGGCCACCCCATATTTCGACCGGCTGTTTGCCGAAAACGATGACCCCTGGGCATTCCGCCAACGCTGGTATGAGCGCCGCAAGCGTGCCCTGACCCTGGCGATGCTGACGCGCCCGCGCTACGCCGCGATCTTCGAGCCGGGTTGCGCCAATGGCGAACTGAGCGTTGAACTGGCCGCGCGTTGCGACCAACTGTTGTGTTGCGACACCGCCACGGCGGCAGT
This region of Pseudomonas asgharzadehiana genomic DNA includes:
- a CDS encoding acyl-CoA dehydrogenase family protein — protein: MSCSAKTRCETGVHRCLKYQGYSDTQALGRALEALQAEGLDRLPLPGSGQTLERFRRLAEVAAHDVRLCKLFEGHTDALAIMAELDSPLPPPGTTWGMWAAEPPTAKVRVYREGEHLRVLGRKAWCSGAAVVSHGLLTAWDETDRQQLVAVAMQQPGVTVTDEGWCAVGMAATGSVEIVFDEAAGLAVGGPGDYLARPGFWHGGIGVAACWYGAAQQLAEALRAHCSQRPEPHALAHLGAVDRALHSAACVLRASAARIDRAPIADARQLAQQARACIEDSVEQVIHHVGRALGAGPYCKDPHFAQLMADLPVYMRQSHAERDLAGLGEQVAGAPSGRWQL
- the glgX gene encoding glycogen debranching protein GlgX, translating into MSKPHKTPSTPGSEPSRIREGLPFPLGATWDGLGVNFALFSANATKVELCLFDDTGEVELERIELPEYTDEIFHGYLPDAHPGLIYGYRVYGPYDPANGHRFNHNKLLIDPYAKQLVGELKWSQALFGYTIGHPDDDLSFDERDSAPFVPKCKVIDPAHTWGNDQPVRVPWDRTIIYETHLRGISMRHPSVGESVRGTCAGLMEDDVLKHIRQLGISSVELLPVHAFVNDQHLLEKGMTNYWGYNSIAFFAPDPRYLASGKIAEFKEMVAHLHEQKLELILDVVYNHTAEGNERGPTLSMRGIDNASYYRLMPDDKRFYINDSGTGNTLDLSHPCVLQMVTDSLRYWATEMHVDGFRFDLATILGRYRDGFDERHSFLVACRQDPILRQLKLIAEPWDCGPGGYQVGNFPPGWAEWNDRFRDTVRAFWKGDDGQLADFAGRMTASGEMFNHRGRRPYSSVNFITAHDGFTLHDLVSYNDKHNEDNDENNQDGSNNNLSWNHGVEGPTDDPHINALRLRQMRNFFATLLLAQGTPMIVAGDEFARTQHGNNNAYCQDSEIGWVNWDLDDDGKSLLKFVKRLIKLRLAYPILRRGRFLVGDYNEDIGVKDVTWLAPDGSEMTTEQWQDSQGRCLGMLMDGRAQETGIRRAGADATLLLVVNAHHDMVNFRLPPVPEGESWSCMLDTNDPAVRGQERFEFDHEYAVTGRSLLLFELQREDEV
- a CDS encoding PIG-L deacetylase family protein, encoding MKPNPIVGQGTPLHRWQTSPRMAELALISVEQLVPEGHRAVIIAPHPDDEVLGCGGLLQGLAALGRPIQLISVTDGSASHPGSRRWPAERLSVVRPQESAQALHRLGLPLHSLKWLRAGFADSNVAAREDELMRFIQRYLKPTDVVFTTWREDGHCDHEAVGRASAAAAQAVGATLYELPVWTWHWATPEDRLVPWHRARKIPLTCEAVARKRHAIHAFASQLEGDPQIGLAPVLAPYVVERLLQPFEVVFV
- a CDS encoding DUF2934 domain-containing protein — its product is MSTEDKRIRELAHQIWESEGKPHGQDARHWEMARKLAESEALTPSKPKPAAKPKTAPKPAAAKAKPAAASKPAPPPAKKPAAPKKPKP